From a single Amphiprion ocellaris isolate individual 3 ecotype Okinawa chromosome 18, ASM2253959v1, whole genome shotgun sequence genomic region:
- the reep3b gene encoding receptor expression-enhancing protein 3, whose product MVSWIISRSVVLLFGTLYPAYYSYKAVKTKNVKEYVRWMMYWIVFALYTVVETITDLTLAWFPLYYELKIAFVIWLLSPYTRGASLIYRKCLHPLLSSREREIDEYIVQAKERSYETMVNFGKQGLSIAATAAVSAAVKGQGAITEKLRSLSMHDLTQISQQDDGGNQLYQYSSHSANPAVRRSQSSDAADGAEYFYEQEERTDEEAEPTFSEDEAVTQKGLRRSQSVKISRSRVRKDARYGSLKIKGKKRPALSSVNYGL is encoded by the exons GCTGCTGTTTGGGACGCTGTATCCTGCATACTATTCTTACAAAGCTGTCAAGACCAAAAATGTCAAGGAATAT gtCCGGTGGATGATGTACTGGATTGTATTTGCCCTCTACACTGTTGTGGAGACTATCACTGACCTAACACTAGCATG GTTTCCTCTGTACTACGAGCTGAAGATAGCTTTTGTGATCTGGCTGCTGTCCCCCTACACCAGAGGAGCAAGTCTTATTTACAGGAAGTGTTTGCACCCTCTGCTGTCCTCCAGAGAGCGG GAAATAGACGAGTATATTGTGCAGGCCAAGGAGAGGAGCTATGAAACCATGGTCAACTTTGGCAAGCAGGGACTGAGCATTGCAGCCACCGCCGCTGTCTCTGCAGCTGTCAAG GGTCAGGGGGCCATCACAGAGAAGCTGCGTAGCTTGAGTATGCACGACCTGACTCAGATAAGCCAGCAGGACGACGGAGGAAACCAGCTGTACCAGTACAGCTCCCACTCAGCCAACCCTGCTGTCAGGAGGTCTCAGAGCAGTGACGCTGCAGACGGAGCTG aaTACTTTTATGAGCAGGAGGAAAGGACAGATGAAGAGGCTGAGCCAACCTTCTCTGAAGACGAGGCTGTCACTCAGAAAGGACTGAGGCGATCGCAAAGTGTCAAGATCTCACGATCCAGGGTCCGCAAAGAT GCTCGTTATGGATCACTGAAGATTAAAGGCAAGAAGAGACCAGCACTGAGCTCTGTCAACTACGGACTGTGA